In the genome of Pseudoglutamicibacter cumminsii, one region contains:
- a CDS encoding IS256 family transposase, which yields MTAPHIVDPAGLLGQALADASPDLMRELLQTMINALLSADADSVCGAEWNARSEQRTNRRNGYRQRPLDTRVGTIDVAVPKLRQGSYFPEWLLERRKRAESALITVVADCYLAGVSTRRMDKLVKTLGIHALSKSQVSRMAADLDEQVAAFRHRRLDEAGPFTFVTADALAIKVRENKQVVKASVLLATGVNGDGHREVLGMQVATSETKASWNTFFADLVARGLGGVRLVTSDAHAGLVEAIAAHLPGAAWQRCRTHYAANLMAVCPKSMWPAVKAMLHSVYDQPTASAVHEQFDRLLEYTDSRLPEVADHLGDAREDLLAFTGFPDDVWRQIWSNNPTERLNREIRRRTDVVGIFPNRDAIVRLVGAVLAEQTDEWAEGRRYLGLEVLSRCRLTLTTDPATSSPTEVSTDDLMQLPA from the coding sequence ATGACCGCACCCCATATTGTCGACCCTGCCGGCCTGCTGGGCCAAGCCCTCGCCGATGCATCACCGGATCTGATGCGCGAGCTGCTGCAGACCATGATCAACGCCCTGCTTTCCGCCGACGCCGACAGCGTGTGCGGGGCCGAATGGAACGCCCGCTCCGAGCAGCGGACGAATCGCCGCAACGGCTACCGCCAGCGCCCGCTGGACACCCGCGTCGGCACGATCGATGTCGCCGTCCCGAAGCTGCGCCAGGGCTCGTATTTCCCGGAGTGGCTGCTCGAGCGCCGCAAGCGGGCCGAGTCCGCCCTGATCACGGTCGTGGCGGACTGCTACCTCGCTGGTGTGTCCACCCGCCGGATGGACAAGCTCGTCAAGACGCTCGGCATCCACGCCCTGTCGAAATCCCAGGTCTCGCGCATGGCCGCCGACCTCGACGAGCAGGTCGCCGCGTTCCGCCACCGACGTCTGGACGAGGCCGGGCCGTTCACGTTCGTCACCGCTGATGCGCTGGCGATCAAGGTCCGCGAGAACAAGCAGGTCGTCAAAGCCTCGGTGCTGCTGGCCACCGGCGTCAACGGTGACGGCCACCGCGAGGTCCTGGGCATGCAAGTCGCCACCAGCGAGACGAAGGCCTCGTGGAACACCTTCTTCGCCGACCTGGTGGCCCGTGGCCTGGGCGGAGTGCGGCTGGTGACCTCCGATGCCCACGCCGGGCTGGTGGAGGCGATCGCGGCACACCTGCCCGGGGCCGCCTGGCAGCGCTGCCGCACCCACTACGCCGCCAACCTCATGGCCGTGTGCCCCAAGTCCATGTGGCCGGCGGTGAAGGCGATGTTGCACAGCGTGTACGACCAGCCCACCGCATCGGCCGTGCACGAGCAGTTCGACCGCCTGCTGGAGTACACCGACAGCAGGCTGCCCGAGGTTGCTGACCACCTCGGCGATGCCCGTGAGGACCTGCTCGCCTTCACCGGGTTCCCCGACGATGTGTGGCGGCAGATCTGGTCCAACAACCCCACCGAACGTCTCAACCGGGAGATCCGCCGCCGCACCGACGTGGTCGGGATCTTCCCGAACCGGGATGCCATCGTTCGCCTCGTCGGCGCCGTCCTGGCCGAGCAGACCGACGAATGGGCCGAAGGCCGCCGCTACCTCGGTCTCGAAGTCCTCAGCCGCTGCCGACTCACCCTGACCACCGACCCCGCCACCAGCTCGCCGACGGAGGTGAGCACCGACGACCTGATGCAACTACCCGCCTGA